The DNA sequence CGGGACTGTAACCGACAACGGTAGTGGCCTTATGTGGCAGAAGGCTACGGCTGGAGAAATGGAATGGCATCAGGCCATGAGCTATGCCTCCGGCCTATCCCTGGGAGGACATTCCGGCTGGAGGCTACCAACAAAGGATGAATTAAAGGGGCTGTATAATTCGGAGTGTAAAAAATTAATGGACGTGCGATCGTCCTATTACTGGTCGTCTACTACCGACGCCTACTATGCGAGCAGCGCGTGGCTCGTCAACTTCAGCCTCGGCTACGTGGGCCACGGCAGTAAGTCCAATAGCAATTACGTGCGTGCCGTGCGTGCCGGACAGTGATGGGTGATTTGGCACTTGGAGGATTTGATTCTTTGGCAGGATGGGGTTGTCGCTGAGGCAGCCCCATCACCCGGATGCGGGTGGAGCTTTTTATGCATCAGGCAGGTATGGTCAGTCTTCATGAGAAGAATCCGGCTATCGGCATGGCATAGTCCAGGTCAATTGTTTTCAAGACTGGCATAACAAGGCTTCATCATTCAGGCAGGCTTGAACTTTACTATGAACATGCACGTAGTCTTGACCCTGCTACATCTTTAGTCCAGATATTGAGAACAGCTCCTCATCAGATTAATATTATTGCTTTTAGCTAAAGTTTAATTTACCAGCAAAGATATTCGATCAGAAATACGTCTTTACTCTTTTTCCCCAATTGTATT is a window from the Desulfonatronovibrio magnus genome containing:
- a CDS encoding DUF1566 domain-containing protein, translated to MKTVQQKWVVIVAMAFMLCLAGLVISGTAFGAGGGQCEDNGDGTVTDNGSGLMWQKATAGEMEWHQAMSYASGLSLGGHSGWRLPTKDELKGLYNSECKKLMDVRSSYYWSSTTDAYYASSAWLVNFSLGYVGHGSKSNSNYVRAVRAGQ